In a single window of the Thermofilum uzonense genome:
- a CDS encoding ferredoxin, with protein sequence MKKYRVVVNRAACISCGAAPAACPEVFELGDDNGKNRVVAKYSVNTDENISVGEIPEDLYDCARSGADVCPVNAISIEDIG encoded by the coding sequence ATGAAGAAATATCGTGTTGTAGTTAATAGAGCTGCATGCATTTCTTGTGGTGCTGCTCCCGCTGCTTGTCCCGAGGTCTTCGAGCTTGGGGACGATAATGGGAAAAACAGAGTAGTAGCCAAATATAGTGTTAATACTGACGAGAACATCTCTGTTGGAGAGATACCCGAGGATCTCTACGACTGCGCTCGCTCGGGTGCTGACGTGTGCCCCGTCAACGCTATATCAATTGAGGATATTGGGTGA
- a CDS encoding flavin reductase family protein — MSNIKYIEVDIRRHTRLLHPKLVVLIVTSSSTGKINIMPASWVMPTSVNPPLVTLALSPRRYTYELLQSKNEFTVNPVSMDMLKVVDYTGSVSGRETDKLRGTGIRLLEPKALSTPCIDDSLACIECKLWAQYPAGDHVLVVGRVMAARVLGKAWRNDSYVLDVAKPLFHLGGDNYTTVTGDVFAP, encoded by the coding sequence ATGTCTAATATCAAATATATTGAAGTCGATATAAGAAGGCATACAAGGCTCCTACACCCCAAGCTCGTGGTCTTGATAGTTACGTCGTCTAGCACTGGGAAGATAAACATCATGCCTGCAAGCTGGGTGATGCCTACAAGCGTAAATCCTCCACTCGTTACTCTCGCATTATCGCCTCGCCGGTACACTTATGAGCTTTTACAGTCGAAGAACGAGTTCACTGTGAACCCTGTATCCATGGACATGCTTAAGGTAGTCGACTATACTGGATCCGTGTCAGGACGAGAGACTGACAAGCTGCGGGGTACTGGTATTAGGCTCCTAGAACCAAAGGCCTTATCGACTCCCTGCATCGATGATTCACTGGCGTGTATTGAGTGCAAGTTGTGGGCTCAGTATCCCGCTGGGGACCACGTGCTTGTGGTGGGGAGGGTTATGGCTGCACGTGTGCTCGGTAAGGCTTGGAGAAACGATAGTTACGTCTTAGATGTTGCAAAGCCTCTTTTCCATCTTGGAGGAGACAACTATACTACAGTTACAGGTGATGTTTTCGCTCCTTAA
- a CDS encoding HAD-IC family P-type ATPase: protein MPYTKERIKVVGVDCAACVYAIQKIIESFSIKTSSEVEKLYIEETGKGSTTFLVAINSKLSAAVIVSDELRKEASKVISFFKEKGIRTVLATGDAENAARYVASQLGVDEVYAELRPEDKADLVDKLQGSGRRALFAGDGVNDAPAIGRAFLGVAMGGGADTSKEAGDVFLINGNLEALADLYSLSIHARKKAVQNLAWAFAYNATLIPVAAGVLYKSLGIMIRPELAAAAMILSDITVISNALTLMKWRPHSGK, encoded by the coding sequence GTGCCGTATACCAAGGAGAGAATCAAAGTGGTAGGAGTTGACTGTGCCGCCTGCGTCTATGCAATACAAAAAATTATCGAATCGTTTTCAATCAAGACTTCCTCAGAGGTCGAAAAGTTATACATTGAAGAGACGGGCAAAGGTTCTACAACATTCCTTGTAGCGATAAATAGTAAGCTATCCGCAGCGGTAATTGTCAGCGACGAGCTCAGAAAGGAGGCAAGCAAAGTAATCTCCTTTTTTAAAGAGAAAGGAATAAGGACTGTCTTAGCTACAGGAGATGCAGAAAACGCGGCACGATACGTAGCCTCTCAGCTGGGTGTAGACGAGGTTTACGCCGAGCTTAGACCAGAGGACAAGGCCGACCTTGTTGACAAGCTCCAGGGCTCTGGGCGCAGAGCCCTCTTTGCGGGAGACGGGGTCAACGATGCACCGGCGATCGGAAGGGCATTCCTGGGGGTAGCAATGGGTGGCGGTGCAGACACATCAAAAGAAGCTGGAGACGTATTTTTAATAAACGGGAATCTGGAAGCACTTGCAGATCTATACAGTCTAAGCATCCATGCTCGGAAAAAAGCAGTCCAGAACCTCGCGTGGGCTTTTGCATACAATGCTACGCTAATACCTGTAGCTGCAGGCGTCTTATACAAGAGTCTCGGCATAATGATTCGACCAGAGCTTGCTGCAGCAGCCATGATTTTAAGCGACATAACAGTCATATCTAATGCGCTCACCCTGATGAAATGGAGGCCTCACTCGGGAAAATGA
- a CDS encoding ABC transporter ATP-binding protein, whose product MSTVIVSELRKKYVSRIRKGFLKYEVKVVEALRGVSFTARKGEVFGILGPNGAGKSTLVKILATLLLPDSGEARILGYDVVKERDEVRKRVGISMSVEKGFFYKLTARENLKYFGMLYGIEGPRLKTRVDEVLREVGLVKHADKMYEEMSLGMKARLSIARALLSDPEVLILDEPTLGLDPVSARRIRGLLLELAHKQGRTILLTTHNMFEAEILLDRVAILVDGKIIAIDSVDALKQSVADSVFVEVRLSGAPQESLKKVLSNFQDIRLSTHHRDGTVEKLTLVVPVKAADEALERIVHEFRSQGLKVRGVSVKEPTLEDVFITLTAHRSM is encoded by the coding sequence ATGTCAACGGTTATCGTATCAGAATTGAGGAAGAAGTATGTCTCGAGGATCCGGAAAGGGTTCCTGAAGTATGAGGTCAAGGTAGTTGAGGCTCTAAGAGGAGTATCTTTCACTGCGAGAAAGGGAGAAGTATTCGGCATCCTCGGCCCTAATGGTGCCGGAAAATCAACCCTTGTAAAAATACTAGCCACACTCCTGCTACCGGATAGCGGAGAAGCACGCATCCTAGGCTATGACGTGGTAAAGGAGAGGGACGAAGTCAGGAAGCGTGTAGGAATCTCGATGAGCGTGGAAAAGGGTTTTTTCTACAAGCTTACCGCAAGGGAGAACCTGAAGTATTTCGGAATGCTTTACGGTATAGAAGGTCCAAGGCTGAAGACTCGTGTTGATGAGGTTCTACGGGAGGTGGGCCTCGTAAAACACGCTGACAAGATGTATGAGGAGATGAGCCTGGGAATGAAGGCTAGACTAAGCATTGCCAGGGCCCTCTTAAGCGACCCTGAGGTTTTAATCCTGGACGAGCCCACCCTCGGGCTAGACCCCGTCTCGGCCAGGAGGATTAGAGGGCTCCTCTTGGAATTAGCGCATAAGCAAGGCAGAACGATTCTGCTCACAACACACAATATGTTTGAAGCAGAGATTCTACTGGACAGGGTCGCCATACTAGTTGATGGAAAAATAATCGCGATAGACAGCGTCGACGCTTTAAAGCAAAGTGTAGCCGACTCTGTTTTCGTCGAGGTGAGACTCTCAGGCGCACCACAGGAGTCCTTAAAGAAAGTTCTGAGTAACTTCCAAGACATAAGGCTAAGCACGCACCATCGCGACGGTACAGTCGAAAAACTAACACTTGTAGTGCCTGTTAAAGCCGCAGATGAAGCATTAGAGAGAATCGTCCATGAGTTCAGGAGTCAAGGCTTAAAGGTTCGTGGTGTCTCTGTAAAAGAGCCAACTCTCGAAGACGTTTTCATAACACTGACAGCTCACAGGTCGATGTGA
- a CDS encoding carbon-nitrogen hydrolase family protein: MKLVAVQYEFKLEKYYSLEVFLESLEKHFSDAESRLGRLEGSIVTFPEHIGTFLIFMDERLGVGKIDEALAKIAIRRFPSFILKALQARSFKKAILTVKWKDIWKTYMEAFRRLALEYKSVIVAGSLIEPVEPGRIYNMSYVFNAEGKVICKQAKVHLDIPEVQLGITPGDLNTISVCRANEARLGVAICLDAFKDDVVSRLVRQGANILVQPSANPEPWDERVEREWKNSSWLMVQKYPELKYGINPMGVGRILDLEFEGLSSIVAKPDETMNGTGYLARADNPRIPQTLAVEIEENLK, translated from the coding sequence GTGAAGCTGGTAGCTGTACAATACGAGTTCAAGCTCGAGAAATATTATAGCTTGGAGGTCTTCCTAGAGTCTCTTGAAAAACATTTCTCAGATGCGGAGTCGAGGCTGGGCAGGCTTGAGGGCAGCATAGTAACATTCCCAGAACACATCGGGACATTTCTGATTTTTATGGATGAAAGACTGGGAGTAGGGAAAATCGACGAGGCATTAGCTAAGATCGCTATTAGGAGATTCCCCTCTTTCATTCTTAAAGCTTTACAGGCCAGAAGTTTCAAAAAAGCTATTCTCACGGTGAAATGGAAGGATATATGGAAAACATACATGGAGGCTTTTAGAAGGCTAGCCCTCGAATACAAGTCTGTCATAGTGGCTGGCTCGCTAATCGAACCCGTCGAACCTGGCAGGATTTACAACATGTCTTATGTCTTCAACGCTGAGGGTAAAGTAATCTGTAAACAAGCTAAGGTACACCTAGACATACCCGAGGTACAACTAGGGATAACCCCAGGTGATCTGAACACTATAAGCGTTTGCAGAGCCAATGAGGCTAGACTCGGCGTGGCTATATGCCTAGACGCATTCAAGGACGATGTTGTCTCACGTCTGGTCAGGCAGGGCGCCAATATTCTTGTCCAGCCCTCCGCTAACCCCGAACCATGGGATGAAAGAGTGGAGAGGGAGTGGAAGAATAGCAGCTGGTTAATGGTCCAGAAATACCCGGAGCTTAAGTACGGGATAAACCCTATGGGCGTCGGCAGAATCCTTGACTTGGAATTCGAGGGCCTTAGTAGCATAGTTGCAAAACCAGATGAGACGATGAATGGAACAGGATACCTTGCTAGAGCAGATAATCCTAGGATACCTCAAACTCTAGCAGTGGAAATCGAAGAGAATTTGAAATGA
- a CDS encoding MFS transporter — protein MPRDFGVAYVSSFVASFLQSVFIPTLVVYAYLSSLRELEISLITGFASLVYIPGALASAGLYSRIGARRIIVLAFGILAAGLAAHLFSHDFYSILLAASIVLLSLGVFWPALETYMSHSGTSVSLFSFSWSSGSLLGAFLTSTLLRFDARLLFASYALLSVIQALIALKLNEKVSVNESEVKHDNNIFSLLLLVTPWLYCLAYASSASGVFTFYPLFVERNGLSKDYISLVNFSMLLSRTITFFFYERIPVLVRDPLLASALFLVGGFLTKTQQPLLVVLTSMLIGYAQGVIYATALEQVFKRGQGVERATSLFESFIGLGYAIAPPISGLSHVLLHAEPISFSSMLSLLIALPGTIIYRRRKIKNASS, from the coding sequence ATGCCCAGAGATTTTGGAGTTGCATATGTTTCATCATTCGTAGCCTCCTTTCTTCAATCCGTCTTTATACCTACCTTGGTAGTCTATGCCTATCTCTCTTCTTTGAGGGAACTAGAGATAAGCCTTATAACTGGTTTTGCCTCGCTCGTCTACATTCCCGGCGCATTGGCGTCGGCAGGCTTATACTCAAGGATAGGTGCACGGAGGATAATAGTCCTGGCTTTCGGGATACTTGCGGCGGGGCTGGCAGCTCACCTGTTCTCCCATGATTTCTATAGCATTTTACTAGCTGCAAGCATCGTTCTTTTAAGCCTTGGTGTCTTCTGGCCGGCCTTAGAGACGTACATGTCGCACAGCGGGACAAGTGTTTCGCTTTTCTCCTTCTCTTGGAGCTCTGGCTCCCTCCTCGGCGCCTTTTTAACATCCACCCTGTTACGCTTCGATGCGAGGCTTTTATTCGCCAGCTACGCTCTTCTTTCAGTTATACAGGCTCTTATTGCACTGAAACTCAATGAGAAGGTATCTGTTAATGAATCAGAAGTCAAGCATGATAACAATATCTTCTCACTGCTTCTACTCGTGACTCCCTGGCTTTACTGTCTAGCTTATGCGTCCTCTGCAAGCGGCGTTTTCACATTTTACCCGCTCTTCGTTGAAAGAAACGGTTTATCAAAAGACTACATCTCCCTTGTGAATTTCTCAATGCTCCTATCAAGGACGATAACTTTCTTTTTTTATGAAAGGATTCCGGTCCTTGTACGGGATCCGTTATTAGCCTCAGCTCTCTTCCTAGTAGGAGGCTTTCTCACAAAAACTCAACAACCACTCCTAGTAGTCCTCACATCAATGCTCATAGGTTACGCCCAGGGAGTGATCTACGCTACAGCACTTGAACAAGTTTTCAAGCGGGGGCAAGGCGTTGAGAGGGCTACCTCGCTCTTCGAGTCATTCATAGGACTAGGATATGCAATCGCACCCCCGATCAGCGGTCTGAGCCATGTATTACTGCATGCTGAACCCATAAGTTTCTCAAGTATGCTCTCGCTTCTAATAGCGCTACCGGGCACTATAATTTACAGACGCAGGAAAATCAAGAATGCCTCTAGCTGA
- a CDS encoding YHS domain-containing protein gives MSFEIDIVCGMQVNSKKAKYKTIYKGKIYYFCSSACKRAFASNPEYYIEHGPTGHPD, from the coding sequence ATGAGTTTTGAAATTGATATAGTATGTGGAATGCAGGTGAATTCTAAGAAAGCTAAGTATAAGACGATCTACAAGGGTAAGATATACTATTTTTGCAGCAGTGCATGCAAAAGAGCCTTTGCGAGTAATCCCGAATATTATATTGAGCACGGCCCTACCGGACACCCTGATTAA
- a CDS encoding transaldolase family protein: MDTNIYDYRSAFRREELPETPPVSDQVSLAVYVALRGYPDLGADNLLNPRLATLYSRVIGEVNRVVHLSMLSAFEKGNFLESLRLYYLLGELALNTIGMEMRWAGIPPGERSKSLEFILGEIASLEELEKKSFGNTRVAAESVNGYLDDMRKVMSSNPKAKSMLAWMADEVSRHIDPDHPLSSFIIAMRSLIDGNAYYRMTLNGLCRFGNDYALGLRWLRRLGFVQVSTNPVLAAEAYKDDPRLWERYEEYLSKHPELLERPEERADDLAMTATLLALIPNMEVFRPVAFLLGFKDGMVSYQLNPNFAESVEDSIRDALKIYSLAAQYFKLYDAYLLWGWPDGMTRGRPNIVFKVAGSGAASLEITRILESLGIGTNNTVTFSVSQEVSLILEKIRGRSEAAKRGVRLTKVYMTNMGGRLEAHLREVKAAELIRTALRFYEDPEGSLLELARSLGVPVLEKGGTWRGPSGWGYDIVARTLDEKVELVSSQAYLRTLLNDALIDFLARVGVCGASRDEVRECLEAWERALSLSGTFVAQRVWYLFFDEENRRLWLSYIMRKYGLSAEQAEEVLDGIDVLPASKRRPEDTYYTLSARNMTNTEFPNHQLNVHLEYQKKSLRLEDLAEAVRVNWGPESLDLLLKMPEFRKAYEVTREIKAVLLEVGVKGAGELGEEGLRVDEWKSFGPREKTMRGFTEAYNKFREECLKRAKNV; this comes from the coding sequence ATGGACACGAATATCTACGACTATCGGTCAGCGTTTAGACGAGAGGAACTCCCTGAGACCCCACCGGTGTCTGACCAAGTTTCGCTCGCAGTCTACGTGGCTCTAAGGGGTTACCCGGATCTCGGCGCTGACAACCTTTTGAACCCGAGGCTTGCAACGCTTTACTCACGGGTTATAGGTGAAGTAAACCGGGTAGTTCACCTTTCAATGCTAAGTGCCTTCGAGAAAGGAAACTTTCTAGAGAGTTTAAGGCTTTACTACTTGCTGGGGGAGCTAGCACTAAACACAATCGGAATGGAGATGAGGTGGGCTGGCATACCCCCTGGTGAGAGGAGTAAATCACTGGAATTTATTCTGGGCGAAATAGCTAGTCTTGAGGAGCTCGAGAAAAAGAGTTTTGGAAACACACGTGTAGCAGCTGAATCTGTGAACGGTTACCTTGACGACATGAGGAAGGTGATGTCTAGCAACCCCAAGGCCAAAAGCATGCTCGCCTGGATGGCAGACGAGGTCTCTAGACACATAGATCCTGATCATCCGCTCTCAAGCTTCATAATAGCTATGAGAAGCCTCATAGACGGGAACGCCTATTACCGAATGACCCTCAACGGCCTATGCCGTTTTGGGAACGACTATGCTTTAGGCTTGAGATGGCTTAGGAGGCTGGGGTTCGTCCAGGTATCCACTAACCCTGTCCTGGCAGCTGAAGCGTACAAGGACGATCCTAGGCTATGGGAGAGATACGAGGAATATCTTTCAAAGCATCCCGAACTGCTCGAACGCCCAGAGGAAAGGGCAGACGATCTCGCCATGACCGCTACACTGCTAGCCCTGATCCCTAACATGGAGGTCTTCAGACCTGTTGCATTCCTGCTAGGCTTTAAGGACGGGATGGTGAGCTACCAGTTAAACCCGAACTTTGCCGAAAGTGTCGAGGATAGCATACGGGACGCGTTGAAGATATACTCCCTCGCCGCGCAGTACTTCAAGCTCTACGACGCGTACCTGCTATGGGGCTGGCCTGACGGCATGACAAGGGGTAGACCAAACATAGTATTCAAGGTTGCCGGGAGTGGTGCAGCCTCACTTGAAATAACAAGGATCCTTGAAAGCCTAGGGATTGGAACCAACAATACCGTAACTTTCAGCGTGTCCCAGGAGGTTAGTCTAATCCTCGAGAAGATAAGAGGCAGGTCTGAGGCGGCAAAGAGAGGGGTTAGACTCACCAAGGTTTATATGACGAATATGGGTGGCAGGCTCGAGGCGCATCTTCGAGAGGTTAAGGCGGCAGAGCTCATCAGGACTGCTCTGAGGTTCTATGAGGATCCTGAGGGCTCGCTCCTTGAGCTGGCTAGAAGTCTGGGTGTCCCCGTACTGGAGAAGGGGGGTACTTGGAGGGGGCCGAGTGGCTGGGGTTATGACATCGTGGCAAGAACGCTTGATGAGAAGGTTGAACTGGTGTCTAGCCAGGCTTATCTTAGAACACTATTGAATGATGCCCTCATAGACTTCCTCGCGCGTGTAGGTGTTTGTGGAGCCAGTAGAGATGAGGTTAGAGAATGCCTTGAGGCATGGGAGCGTGCCTTGTCGCTAAGTGGAACCTTCGTCGCTCAGCGGGTCTGGTATCTCTTTTTCGATGAGGAAAACAGGAGGTTGTGGCTCTCCTATATAATGAGGAAGTATGGACTTAGTGCTGAGCAGGCAGAGGAAGTTCTAGATGGGATCGACGTGCTTCCAGCCTCGAAGAGGAGGCCGGAGGACACATACTACACTCTCTCGGCTAGGAACATGACCAACACTGAATTCCCTAATCATCAGCTTAACGTGCACTTAGAGTACCAGAAGAAAAGTCTAAGGCTAGAGGACCTGGCTGAGGCCGTTAGAGTCAACTGGGGGCCTGAATCTCTCGACCTACTCTTGAAGATGCCTGAATTTAGGAAGGCTTACGAGGTGACCCGAGAGATAAAAGCAGTACTACTAGAGGTAGGCGTTAAGGGGGCTGGAGAACTAGGGGAAGAGGGGCTGAGAGTTGATGAGTGGAAGTCCTTCGGGCCTAGGGAGAAGACCATGAGGGGGTTCACTGAGGCTTATAATAAATTCCGGGAAGAGTGTTTGAAAAGAGCTAAAAACGTTTAA
- a CDS encoding HAD family hydrolase produces the protein MLRNRSRISVVSFDLDGTLVTREYVDYFWLDLVPRLYAEKYGVELEEAKRKVFASYEEIGSRDTRWYMPSYWFRRFGIEEHLEMALREAAERIKPYEDALETVEKLSGKYTLVISTSAARDFVNLVLERVPFYRYSFKSIFSSSSDFGLAGKPPAFFRKILELLNIDSSEMLHIGDDEENDLKNALEAGINAVLVERNKGHDLRVLLDGII, from the coding sequence GTGCTTCGTAATCGCAGCAGAATCTCGGTGGTCAGCTTTGACCTAGACGGAACTCTAGTAACACGAGAGTATGTTGATTATTTCTGGCTTGATCTTGTCCCGCGGCTTTATGCTGAAAAGTATGGAGTCGAGTTGGAAGAGGCAAAGAGAAAGGTCTTCGCTTCATACGAAGAGATCGGGTCCCGTGATACACGATGGTATATGCCGAGCTACTGGTTCAGGCGCTTTGGGATCGAGGAACACCTTGAGATGGCTCTTAGAGAAGCCGCTGAGAGGATAAAGCCTTATGAGGACGCTCTCGAAACCGTGGAAAAGTTAAGCGGGAAATACACGCTCGTCATCAGTACGAGCGCCGCGAGAGACTTTGTAAACCTGGTCTTAGAGAGAGTGCCATTTTACCGTTACTCCTTCAAGAGTATTTTCTCGTCATCCTCAGACTTCGGCCTCGCGGGTAAACCGCCTGCCTTCTTCCGGAAAATCTTAGAGCTTTTGAATATCGATAGTTCCGAGATGCTACATATTGGGGACGATGAGGAAAACGATCTTAAAAACGCATTAGAGGCCGGGATAAATGCTGTGCTTGTCGAGCGTAATAAGGGTCACGATCTTAGAGTGCTTCTAGACGGTATTATATAA
- a CDS encoding CTP synthase, with protein sequence MHTRFVFVTGGVVSGLGKGVVTASIGKLFQMRGLRVDVIKADPYLNVDPGTLNPIEHGEVFVCEDVWEFEPAPGYKFRIAEIDQDFGTYERFLDVNMHPSNNITSGQVYLSVILKERAGIYLGRTIQVIPQITDEIKSRIRAVAERSKPDVLIVEVGGTVGDIEAMPFLEAIRQFRLEQPPGTTALVHVTLVPYLSSLGQLKTKPTQHSVKELQSMGLQPDVIIGRSDRELPEDVRKKISLYCNVPPEAVYSDPDLENIYKLPLLLEEQGLGRYLGKILGLPRDPIPGKMKEWIGVSEQFSSFKDEVIVAMPGKYTMIQDSYISINEALNHAGASLGVRVKRIYIEGEEFEKNPGKVEEILGKADGILLTPGFGTRGVDGMIYSARFALERRKPFLGICFGAQLMFIAFMRYVVGLKEAHSTEIDPNTRYPVVHLLPEQKEATLKGGTMRLGAHPVKIRKGSMLYEAYGEELVYERFRHRFHINPAFTGLAEERGLVVSSTDPSGRIVNSIEYPQGGWIVGVQFHPEFKSRPGKPSPVYKAFIKAVLEYKKSRKA encoded by the coding sequence ATGCATACAAGGTTTGTCTTCGTAACGGGAGGTGTTGTAAGCGGCCTTGGGAAAGGAGTTGTAACAGCTTCAATAGGGAAGCTTTTCCAAATGCGTGGGCTCAGGGTGGACGTGATTAAGGCTGATCCATACCTGAACGTTGACCCTGGTACCCTAAACCCCATCGAGCACGGCGAGGTTTTTGTCTGCGAGGATGTGTGGGAGTTTGAGCCGGCCCCGGGATATAAGTTCAGGATCGCTGAGATTGACCAGGACTTTGGGACATATGAGCGGTTCCTGGACGTGAACATGCACCCCTCAAACAATATAACCTCGGGGCAGGTCTACCTATCAGTCATATTGAAGGAGCGGGCTGGAATATATCTGGGCAGGACTATACAGGTTATTCCACAGATTACAGACGAAATCAAGTCTCGTATAAGGGCTGTGGCTGAGCGCAGCAAGCCCGATGTATTGATCGTCGAGGTTGGGGGTACTGTTGGCGACATCGAGGCAATGCCCTTCCTAGAGGCTATAAGGCAGTTTCGGCTTGAACAACCACCTGGAACCACAGCGCTTGTGCACGTCACTTTGGTTCCGTACCTCTCGAGCCTGGGCCAGCTAAAGACGAAGCCAACACAGCACAGTGTAAAGGAGCTGCAGAGCATGGGGCTTCAACCCGACGTGATAATAGGGAGGTCTGACCGAGAGCTTCCCGAGGACGTTAGGAAGAAAATAAGCCTGTATTGCAACGTACCCCCCGAGGCTGTGTACTCCGACCCGGATCTTGAGAACATTTATAAGCTTCCACTCCTGCTGGAGGAACAGGGGCTGGGAAGATACCTGGGCAAGATTCTAGGCCTCCCAAGGGATCCTATTCCGGGTAAAATGAAAGAGTGGATAGGGGTAAGCGAGCAGTTCAGCAGTTTCAAGGATGAGGTTATAGTGGCGATGCCTGGGAAGTACACGATGATTCAGGACAGCTATATTAGTATTAACGAGGCTCTTAACCATGCGGGAGCCTCTCTCGGTGTAAGAGTTAAAAGGATATATATAGAAGGAGAGGAGTTTGAGAAAAATCCCGGGAAGGTCGAAGAGATACTTGGGAAGGCTGACGGAATACTTCTCACCCCTGGTTTTGGCACTAGGGGCGTTGACGGGATGATTTACTCTGCAAGGTTCGCATTGGAGCGGAGAAAGCCCTTCCTAGGTATATGCTTTGGGGCCCAGTTGATGTTTATAGCTTTTATGAGGTACGTTGTAGGCTTGAAGGAGGCTCATTCCACGGAGATAGACCCGAACACCCGCTACCCAGTGGTGCATTTGCTTCCCGAGCAGAAGGAGGCAACTCTTAAGGGCGGGACTATGAGGCTTGGTGCACACCCAGTAAAGATAAGGAAGGGGTCTATGCTCTATGAGGCTTATGGCGAGGAATTGGTTTATGAAAGATTCAGGCATAGGTTTCATATCAACCCTGCCTTTACGGGACTGGCAGAAGAGAGAGGACTCGTGGTTTCCTCTACAGATCCTTCTGGACGTATTGTGAACTCGATTGAGTACCCGCAAGGGGGGTGGATCGTCGGAGTCCAGTTTCATCCAGAGTTCAAAAGTAGGCCTGGTAAGCCGTCTCCCGTATATAAGGCCTTTATAAAAGCCGTTCTGGAATACAAGAAGTCGAGGAAAGCATGA
- a CDS encoding ABC transporter ATP-binding protein, protein MARVAAKDLVKRFGKVLAVDHVNFEARDGEFLVLLGPSGCGKTTTLRMIAGLETPDEGEIYIGEKLVNDLPPKDRDVAMVFQNYALYPHMKVYDNIAFPLRVRKVPKDEIDQRVREVAKLLRIEDLLDRYPRQLSGGQQQRVALGRALVRKPQVFLMDEPLSNLDAKLRVYMRAELKRLQRELGITTIYVTHDQAEAMTMADRVAVMNEGKIMQLAEPAELYYKPANTFVAGFIGAPAMNFIEASLVKRDGEYVLDTGVFKVPLPKDFVQFIEEAGAPSEVILGIRPEHIEISREKTPEGFEVEVFVTEPLGSETIIDFRHGDAIVKAKYPGLFEARHGDKVWVRFKMKEAHIFDKKTGKAIV, encoded by the coding sequence ATGGCCCGTGTAGCTGCAAAGGATCTTGTTAAAAGGTTTGGGAAAGTCCTTGCAGTGGATCACGTGAACTTTGAGGCCCGCGACGGCGAATTCCTAGTGCTGCTAGGACCCAGTGGTTGCGGCAAGACGACGACGCTGCGCATGATAGCTGGACTCGAAACACCTGATGAGGGAGAGATATATATCGGGGAGAAGCTCGTAAACGATCTACCTCCAAAGGACCGCGATGTAGCCATGGTTTTCCAGAACTACGCGCTGTACCCCCACATGAAGGTCTATGATAATATTGCCTTTCCTCTCCGCGTAAGAAAAGTACCTAAAGACGAAATCGATCAGCGCGTGAGAGAGGTCGCTAAGCTTCTAAGAATAGAAGACCTTCTCGACAGGTATCCACGACAGCTCAGCGGTGGCCAGCAGCAGAGGGTTGCATTGGGCAGGGCTCTCGTCAGGAAACCTCAGGTCTTCCTGATGGATGAGCCGTTAAGTAACCTTGACGCCAAGCTCAGGGTTTACATGAGAGCAGAGCTTAAGCGACTCCAAAGGGAGCTCGGTATAACAACGATATACGTTACTCATGACCAAGCAGAGGCAATGACGATGGCGGATCGCGTAGCAGTGATGAACGAGGGGAAGATAATGCAGCTCGCGGAGCCCGCAGAGCTTTATTATAAACCTGCCAATACCTTTGTTGCCGGGTTTATAGGGGCGCCAGCGATGAACTTCATTGAAGCCTCACTTGTAAAGCGCGATGGAGAGTATGTTCTAGATACGGGGGTATTTAAGGTTCCACTACCAAAGGATTTTGTCCAATTTATAGAGGAGGCAGGGGCGCCGTCAGAAGTAATTTTAGGCATTAGGCCTGAGCATATCGAGATAAGCCGTGAGAAGACGCCTGAGGGGTTTGAGGTAGAGGTTTTCGTTACGGAGCCCCTGGGCTCTGAGACGATTATTGATTTCAGGCATGGCGATGCTATAGTAAAGGCTAAGTATCCAGGGCTTTTCGAGGCTAGACACGGCGATAAAGTCTGGGTACGTTTCAAGATGAAGGAGGCACATATATTTGATAAGAAGACGGGTAAGGCTATCGTGTGA